The genomic region ACCGCTGGTGTACCAGTTGTTCCGCCAGGAGCACCGCTGGGTAGCTATGTATGGATGAGATAAACGCTGAAAGCATCTAAGTGTGAAACTCGCCTCGAGATGAGATTTCCCATTCTTAGGAAGTAAGACCCCTCAAAGAAGATGAGGTAGATAGGCTAGAAGTGGAAGTACAGTGATGTATGGAGCGGACTAGTACTAATGGTTCGAGGACTTAACCAAGGAGTCAGAGTAAGGTTCAAGGAAGAAAAGAAGAAGAGTCGTTGTTATTTAGTTTTGAGTGTAAAAGCTCAAGGGTGTCGTGTTGATGGCATAGAGGAACCACCTGTTTCCATCTCGAACACAGAAGTTAAGCTCTATAGCGCCAAAAGTAGTGGCCGGATCGCTGGCTGCGAGGATAGGACGACGCGATGCCGTACATAGGAGAAGAGACAGAAAGACTTTGGAGAGGTGTCCGAGTCAGGCTGAAGGAGCACGGTTGGAAACCGTGTAAGCGACGAAAGTTGCTTCGAGGGTTCGAATCCCTTTCTCTCCATATGGACGCTTAGCTCAGCTGGGAGAGCACCTGCCTTACAAGCAGGGGGTCACAGGTTCGATCCCTGTAGCGTCCATTTTGACTAAAGGCAGTCAAAAAACGCCACGTCGGGATAAGAAGCCAAGCGCAGCTGCCGACTTAGCTCAGCTGGTAGAGCACCGCTCTTGTAAAGCGGGGGTCGAAGGTTCGAATCCTTTAGTCGGCATAATCATGCGGAAGTAGTTCAGTGGTAGAACATCACCTTGCCATGGTGGGGGTCGCGGGTTCGAATCCCGTCTTCCGCTTGTATGCCGGCGTGGCGGAATAGGCAGACGCACAGGACTTAAAATCCTGCGATGGAGACATCGTACCGGTTCGATCCCGGTCGCCGGCATATATGCACCTATAGCGCAACTGGATAGAGCGTCTGACTACGAATCAGGAGGTTGCAGGTTCGACTCCTGCTAGGTGCATGGGCCCGTATGGGTCAAGATAGGCAAGCAGTAAGAGACGGGACGTAGCTCAGCTTGGTAGAGCACCTGGTTTGGGACCAGGGGGTCGCAGGTTCGAATCCTGTCGTCCCGATGACTGAGTAGACATCAGTTAAGAGGATCGCGGTGTAGCTCAGCTGGCTAGAGCGTTCGGTTCATACCCGAGAGGTCGAGGGTTCGATTCCCCCCGCCGCGATAGACTCGAAGCGGGACCATTAGCTCAGCTGGTTAGAGCAGACGGCTCATAACCGTCCGGTCGTTGGTTCGAGTCCAACATGGTCCATGGGGCCAGGAATAATGGAGAATTACCCAAGTCTGGCTGAAGGGAACGGTCTTGAAAACCGTCAGGTCGCGAAAGCGGCGCGGGGGTTCGAATCCCCCATTCTCCTTTAAGGCGAAGCCTTTTAATATTATCGCGGGATGGAGCAGTTCGGTAGCTCGTCGGGCCCATAACCCGAAGGTCGTAGGTTCAAATCCTACTCCCGCAATTGGTCGCATGGTCTAGCTGGTTAGGACGCCTGCCTGTCACGCAGGAGATCGCGGGTTCGAGCCCCGCTGTGACCGTTTCTGTTGGAAGCAATAGAATGGCTCGGTAGCTCAGTTGGTAGAGCAATGCATTGAAGCTGCATGTGTCGGCGGTTCGATTCCGTCCCGCGCCATGGAGGGTAAAAGCCCTTAAAGCAAGATGCGAATGTAGTTCAATGGTAGAATTCCAGCCTTCCAAGCTGGCTATGCGGGTTCGATTCCCGTCATTCGCTTTGGTCAAAGACCAAGGAGGGGCCATTAGCTCAGCTGGTTAGAGCGCTGTGTTGATAACGCAGAGGTCCCAGGTTCGAGTCCTGGATGGCCCATCTCAAGAGGAACACGTTAGTGTCCCTCTTTTTTGTACCAATTTTTACTTTTAGATTTCGTTGAAGTCTTAGTAGTCCTTAGAGAGGGAGAATGACATGAAGGGCACATTGGTTCTGGCAACAGTAGTAGGACTAACGCCAGCTGCCTGGTTGATTTGGGGGATTTTTGATCCGCTGAGTACCAAGCAGTATATATCAGCTACACTCTTGAATGTGCCGGCCCTATTAAATGCTGGATTTACCTGGGGACGCTACTTTCGGGACGACAAAATTTTTAAACTAGCCAAGGAAGCCGATGATTTAGAGGCTGAGTTGCAATCATTTAAAAATCAGGATTGATTCTTGCCTTTCTAGAGGGCATAGCATAAAATGAAGACAGGAACTTGTCATAAGTAGGCAACTCAGAAAGCTACCGGTTGATGCGAGGTAGTGGCTGAAACTCCAACAAGTCACAGTTAACAGGTAATGCTGTTCGGTAGTCACCGTTATCGATGAATGAGTGCTGTACATTTGTACAGAAACTGGGTGGTACCACGGAATCGCGTTTTTCGTCCCTTGTCTTTTGACAAGGACGGGAAACGTTTTTATTTGCACTCAAACTAAAAAGGGAGAGAAACCAATATGTTAGACATGAAATATTTGCGCAAGAACACTGACGAGGCCAAGCGCCGCTTGCAGGACCGAGGTGTGGAACCGGCTCAGCTCGATGAGCTCTTACAGTTGGATGAAGAGCGCCGACACTTAATTACCGAAGTTGAGAATTTGAAGGCCGAGCGTAACGAGGTTTCAGATAAAATTGCCTTTGCTAAGCGGCAAAAAGAGGATGCCAGCCAAGCCATTGCCCAGATGCAAAAGGTCGGCGCGCAGATTAAGGAATTGGATGCCAAGCAGGCCGAAAAGGACGCCCAGGTCCAAGAATTAGCGGCGCACCTGCCTAACCTGGCTGCCCCAGAAGTACCAGTGGGACCAGATGAGTCGGCCAACGTGGAGCAGCGTAAGTGGGCACCGGCCGACTACGAAAACCGGCCTCATGCCTTAGAAAAGCAGCCGGACTGGATTAAGGCCCACTATGACATTGGTGAAGACCTGGGTATTTTGGACTTTGAGCGCGGTGCCAAGGTTTCGGGGGCCCGTTTCCTTTACTACGTTGGTGATGGGGCCCGGTTGGAGCGTGCAGTTTACAACTTCATGCTCGACCAGCACCACGAAGAAGGCTACACCGAGATGATTACGCCCATCGTGGTGAATGACTCGGCCATGTTTGGAACCGGCCAGTACCCAAAGTTTAAGGACGACGCCTACCGGGTAGAAGGCCTGGATCAGACCTACATCCCAACCGCCGAAGTGCCTTTGACCAATTACTACTCGGGTGAAACTATTCCAGCCGAAGATTTGCCAATCAAAATGACGGCCTTGTCACCTTCTTTCCGAAAGGAAGCCGGTGCGGCTGGACGTGATACCCGTGGTTTGATTCGCCTACACCAGTTCAACAAGGTGGAAATGGTGAAGTTTACTAAGCCCGACCAGTCCTATGATGAGCTGGAAAAGATGACGGTTGATGCCGAAAACATCCTGCAGAAGTTGGAACTGCCCTACCACGTGATTATGCTGTCAACCGGGGACATGGGCTTCTCAGCTGCTAAGACCTATGATGTTGAGGTTTGGCTGCCAGCCCAAAAGGTTTACCGTGAGATTTCTTCGGTATCTAATACCGAAGACTTCCAGGCCCGGCGGATGCACATTACCTATCGGGACGAAAACGGTAAGTTGCAGCTGGTTAACACCTTGAATGGTTCTGGTTTGGCAGTGGGCCGGACCGTGGCAGCCATTCTGGAAAACTATCAAAATGAAGATGGTTCCGTGACGGTGCCAACGGTCTTGCGGCCATATCTCGGCGGCCAGGAAAAGTTGCAGCCAACCGCCCACCATTAATGCCAAGTTAGGCTTGAAATCTATATTTTTCAGGCCTTTTTTGCTATAATGTTGTGTAGTTTACTGAAAATTTTAATGAATGAAACATCAAAGGGGGTGCCCCACCATCGTGGTGGTGGCCTTACACATACATGGCTAATCCAGTTCGTAATTTAGTTGAAAATTCTAAGCGACAATTGAAAAAGGTCGGCAAGATTGCTGACCAAGTTGAAAGTTATGCTGATTCGATGTCAGTGATGTCAGACGAAGCCCTCCAGGCCAAGACTGACGAATTTAAAAACCAAATTAAAGAAGCCACTGATGGCATTACTGACGAGCAGGAAAAGAACCGCAAGATTGCCAAGGTTTTGGATAAGATTTTGCCAGAAGCCTTTGCCGTAGCCCGGGAAGGGGCAAAGCGGGTCTTGGGTCTGTATCCCTTCCGCGTTCAAATCATGGGTGCGGCCGTCTTAAACGGTGGTAACTTAGCTGAAATGAAGACCGGTGAAGGAAAGACTTTGACGGCCACCATGGCAGTTTACCTGAATGCCCTAGCGGGCCAGGGGGTCCACGTGGTGACGGTCAACGATTACCTGTCTAAACGAGATGCTGAGCAGATGGGTCAACTCTATAACTGGTTGGGTCTGTCAGTTGGTGTCAATGTTGGTGATGCCTCTCCGGAAGAGAAGCGGGCTGCTTACGACGCCGATATTACCTATTCAACCAACTTCAACATTGGCTTTGACTACCTGCGTGATAACATGGTTAGCCGGGCTGAAGACCGCGTCATGCAGCGCGGCCTGAACTTCGCCCTGATTGATGAGGCGGATTCAATCTTGATTGATACGGCCCGGACGCCGTTGATCATTTCTGGTCCTGGTTCAGGAATTTCCCAGTTATATGATCGGGCCGACCGTTTCGTGAAGACCCTGGCCCGTGACCAGGACTATAAGGTCGATGAAGAGAGTAAGAACACGGCCTTGACCAGCGAAGGTATCAAGAGTGCCGAAGTATTCTTCAACTTGGACAACCTTTATGATGCCAATAACACGGCCCTGACCCACCATATTGACCAGGCCCTGCGGGCCAACTTCAACTACTTGAAGGATAAGGATTACGTGGTCCAAGACGGCGAGATTAAGTTGATTGACCAGTCTACTGGCCGTATTTCAGAAGGAACCCGTCTGTCGGATGGCTTGCACCAAGCCATCGAAGCCAAGGAAGGCGTGGAAATCCAAGAAGAAAACAAGTCGATGGCCCAGATTACCTACCAGAACCTGTTCCGGATGTACCGTAAGTTGTCTGGTATGACTGGTACGGCCAAGACTGAAGAAGAAGAGCTCCGCGAAATCTACAACATGGAAGTCGTGGAGATTCCGACTAACCGGCCAATCCAGCGTGAGGATTATCCAGACCTGCTTTACCCATCCTTGGAGGCCAAGTTTAAGGCCGTGGTTAATTTGGTCGATGAGTTGCACCGTAAGGGACAGCCAATCTTGCTTGGTACTGGCTCGGTTGAATCATCTGAACTGGTTTCAAAGCTGTTAACGGCGCACAACATTCCCCATAATGTTTTGAACGCCAAGAACAACGCCAAGGAAGCCGAAATCATTGCCAACGCTGGTCAGCGTGGTGCCGTTACGGTTGCCACCAACATGGCCGGTCGTGGAACCGATATTAAGTTGGGACCGGGCGTTGATGAACTTGGTGGTCTGGCTGTGATTGCCACTGAGCGTCACGAGTCACGCCGGATTGATAACCAGCTGCGTGGTCGTGCCGGTCGTCAGGGAGACCACGGTTTCTCCCAGTTCTTCCTGTCCTTGCAGGATGACTTGATGATTCGTTTCGGTGCGGAGCGTGTTCGTTTGCTCTTGCAGCGGATGAACCTAGATGATGATGACACGGTCATCACTCACCGTTGGATTACCCGTTCGGTTGAATCGGCCCAGAAGCGGGTCGAAGGAAACAACTACGATACTCGTAAGAACGTCTTGCAGTACGATGATGTTGTCCGCGAGCAACGTGAGTTGATTTACCGCGAACGTGACCAGGTCTTGGATGCCAAGGATTCCTTGGATGACATCCTGATGGCCATGGTTCATCGGACCATCGACCGGGTGGTGGATGCCCAGACTAAGAGTAAGGATCCAGCTGACTGGAACCTGGATGAAATTAGTAACTTCATCAGTAACGCCCTGGCCAGTGATAACAAGGCTGGCATGGTGCGCTTACAAAACCTTTCCCGCGAAGAGATTAAGGACAAGTTGTACGACATTGCCCAGGAAAACTTTGAGGAAAAGAAGAAGGATCTCTACGAAGAGAACCAGATGTTGGCCTTTGAGCGGATTGTTATCCTGCGTTCGGTTGACCAGCACTGGACTGACCACATTGATGCCCTGGACCGGCTCCGTCAAGGAGTGGGCCTGCGTGGTTATGGTCAGTTGAATCCTTTGATTGAGTACCAAAACGAGGCATTTGCCAACTTTAATAAAATGATTGCTGACATTGAATATGACACGACTCGGACCTTTATGAAGGCTGAGATTCGTCATAACTTGTCTGCTTAAAGTTGAGCGAACTGAAAAGTTCGCTTTTCTAGTGAGGAAGAAACCAGATGGAATTAGTCGAAGCCCGGCACGCCATTGATGAGATGCAGGAAAACATTGAACACTTCCGTGGTTCTTTGGACCTGGATGCGCTCACCGAAGAAATTGCCGACTATGAAAACCAGATGACTGAGCCGGCCTTTTGGGATGACCATGAGAAGGCTCAGGAGGTCATTGAGGCCAACAACGTTCTAAAAAAGCGGCGGGATTCCTTCTTAAACCTGGTTAGTCAGGTTGAAGATTTGGATGTCGCTTACGAAATGTTGAGTGAAGACCCTGACGATGCTGACATGGCGGCTGAACTGGAAGAAGGGGTGGCCAAGGCTAAGAAGGATATTGAGGCCTACAACCTGGAGCAACTGTTGACCGGGGAGTACGATGCCAACAATGCCATCTTGGAAATCCACCCTGGTTCCGGTGGGACGGAGTCAACCGACTGGGGGGCTAACTTGTACCGGATGTATACCCGCTGGGCTCAGCAGCACGATTTTGCAGTTGAGGTTTTGGACTACCATGCCGGGGATGAGGCTGGGATTGACTCGGCTACGATTAAGATTAATGGGCACAACGCCTATGGTTTCTTGCGCAGTGAAAAGGGTGTCCACCGCTTCGTCCGGATTTCGCCCTTTGACAGTGCTGGTCGCCGCCACACCAGTTTCGTCAGTGTTGATGTCATGCCTGAACTGGATGACTCCATCGAGGTCGAAGTCCGGGATGATGACATTAAGATGGATGTCTTTCGTTCCGGTGGAGCCGGCGGACAAAACGTCAACAAGGTTTCAACCGGTGTCCGGCTGACCCACGAACCCACTGGGATTGTTGTGTCTTCAACGGTTGAACGAACCCAGTATGGTAACCGTGACTATGCCATGCGCCTATTGAAGGCCAAGCTTTATCAGCGTGAATTAGAGAAAAAGGAAGCTGAACGAGCTGCCATCAGTGGTGAGAAGATGGAGAACGGCTGGGGCTCCCAGATTCGTTCCTATGTCATGCACCCTTACCAGATGGTCAAGGACCACCGGACTGGTTATGAAACTAACCAGCCCCAAGATGTTTTAGATGGGGATTTGGATCCCTTTATTAATGCCTATTTGCAGTGGCAGCTATCATTGAAAAATCCTGACTAAAAAAGTCGAAACGAAAGTTTCGACTTTTTATCATTATTTTATAATTTTTCTAAAATAGCGTATAATAGACACCAACAATTAAGTCTATCTGCCCGACTTTTAAAGGAGGCAATTATGGAAAATAACTTTACCACTAGCGCACAAAACGTATTGGTTTTAGCGCAGGAACAAGCAAAGTATTTTAAGCACCAAGCGGTTGGCACGGAGCACTTGCTGCTAGCCCTGGCGATTGAGAAAAACGGGGTTGCGAGCAAAGTCTTAAGTCAGTTTGACGTGCAACCAGAAGACATTCGTGAAGAGATTGAACACTTCACCGGCTATGGCCGGACGGAACACTACGAGCGTGGCACTTACCTGCCATACTCACCCAAGGCGTCTGAAATTTTGCGCCTAGCCGAAGAGCAGGCCCGGGTCCTAGCCCAGCCCCAGGTTGGTACGGAACATATCCTGCTTGCCCTGTTACAAGACACTAGTATTCTGTCTTCGCGAATCCTGCTTTCCTTGGATGTTAATCTGAAGGAAATGAACCGGGTAATTCTGCGTAAGCTTGGGGTGACTGACCTGCGCCGGCAAATGAAGCAGCAGCGCGAAAAGGCTGAATCTCAGGGAACACCAACCCTAGACAAGCTTTCCCGTGACCTGACTGAAATGGCCCGCAAAGACGAGCTTGATCCAGTGATTGGCCGTGACGAAGAAGTTCGGCGGGTTATTCAGGTCCTGTCACGCCGTACGAAGAACAACCCAGTCTTAGTTGGGGAGCCCGGTGTTGGTAAGACGGCCATCGCCGAAGGTCTGGCCCAAAAGATTGTGGCTGGTCAGGTACCAGATAACCTCAGTCACAAGCGCCTGATGGCCCTGGACATGGGTTCCTTGGTGGCTGGTACGAAGTACCGTGGTGAATTCGAAAACCGCTTAAAGAACGTGATTGAAGAAATTCACCAGGACGGCCAGGTCATCCTCTTCATCGATGAGTTGCACACCCTGATTGGGGCTGGTGGTGCCGAAGGTGCCATTGATGCCGCTAACATTCTAAAGCCCGCCCTGGCCCGTGGTGAACTGCAACTGCTCGGGGCAACGACCTTTGATGAATACCAGCAGTACATCGAATCCGATGCAGCTCTGGAGCGTCGTTTTGCCCCAGTTACGGTTGACGAACCCAGCGTGGACGAGGCGATTGAGATTTTGAACGGCCTGCGGCCAAAGTTCGAAAAGTTCCACGAGGTAGCGATTGATGAAGCGGCCGTTGAAGCCGCCGTTAAGCTATCTTCGCGCTACGTTTCTGGCCGCTTCCTGCCGGATAAGGCCATTGATTTAATGGATGAGGCGGCGGCGAAGGTACGGATTGACGCTGTTGAAAAGGGCACGCCGCTCTTTAAGAACCGGCAGCGCTTAAGCGAAGTTCAGCGCGAAAAGGACGAGGCCATCACGGACTTGGACTTTGAAAAGGCTGCTGAATTACGCCAGACCGAAATGGCCCTGCGCAAGAAGATTGAGCGGGCCGAATCCCGTCAGCAAAAGAACAATACCTCTGACTACCAGCTCAAGGTTGGCGAAGAGAACATTGCTGAAATCGTTTCCCAGCAAACCGGTGTTCCGCTGACCCAGCTTGAAAAGAGTGAGCAGCAACACCTGGTTAACTTGGAAAAGGTCCTGGGTAAGCGCGTGATTGGACAGGCCGAGGCGGTTGGTGCCGTAGCGAAAGCCATCCGGCGGGCTCGTTCTGGTCTGAAGGATCCTTCTCGTCCGATCGGAACCTTCATGTTCCTTGGCCCAACTGGGGTTGGAAAGACTGAGCTGGCCAAGGCCTTAGCTGAGTCGATGTTTGGTAGTCAGGACAACCTAATTCGGGTGGACATGTCTGAGTACCAGGAGCGCTGGTCAGCCAGCCGGCTGATTGGTTCAGCACCTGGGTACGTGGGCTATGACGAAGGTGGTCAGTTAACTGAGCAGGTTCGTAACCACCCTTACTCAGTCATCCTGCTCGATGAGGTTGAAAAGGCTCACCGGGACATCTTTAACCTGATGCTTCAGGTCTTTGATGATGGTTTCCTAACCGACTCCAAGGGTCGCAAGGTTGATTTCCGTAACACCATCATTATCATGACTTCTAACCTCGGGGCTACCCGCCTGCGTGACGAGAAGTCGGTTGGCTTTGGGGCTGTTGACCTCAGCCAAGATAATGAGGCCGCTGCGGCTAAGATTCGTGAAACTTTGAAGGAAAGCTTCCGGCCCGAGTTCATTAACCGGCTGGATGAAGTTATCGTCTTTGATCCACTAAACAAGGATGAGCTCCACCAGATTGTTAAGTTAATGAGTAAGGACGTCTTGAAGCGGGTTGCCGAGCAGGGCGTTAAGGTTAAGATTACCCCGGCCGCCATTGATGCCATCGCTGATGCTGGCTTTGATCCAGAGTACGGTGCCCGGCCTATCCGGCGGGTTCTGCAATCTCAGGTTGAAGACAAGCTCAGTGAAGCCCTTCTTTCTGGCCAGGTAACGACCGAAGACACGGTTACAATCGGTGCTAAGAACGGCGAAATTAAGTTGAATATCAAGCCAATGGTGAAGGTATAAGCTTTACTAATTAGCCAGGTCAGCAGCTGCTGACCTGGCTTTTTATTTACCGAATTAGACAGATTGCAACTAACCAGCCCAGGCTAAGGAAGGGAATGAAGGGCAGGCGGCCCTGTCGACCAAGGGCATAGCAAATCAGGGCCGACGAACAGGCGATGAGGAGCGCTAAGGACCAGGTTAAGGGACTGAGCTGGCTGGCTAAGAGAATTAAGATGGGGCCATCGCCGCTGCCCAGGGTCTTTTGGGCGATAATCAGCCACAGGCTTAAGGCGAGGGTGAAAGCAACTAGGGGCCAGGAAATCACGGTAATTGGCCAGATGAAACTAATGATAATCAAGGGGATGACTAACAGGACGTGGGCGGTTAAGGTCTGATAGTCTTCAACTGAAAGAGCCAGCAGGGCTAGGGCGGTCGCTAGGACTAAGGGCTGGCCAGCCTCAATCACAAAGAAACAGCCCATCCCAAATTCCGCTAAGGGATAGGCCCAGCCATAAGGGGCTTGGCAGTAGCGACAGCGGGCCCGCAGTAAGCAGCCAGAAACCACCGGGATTAGGTCTAAGAAAGTTAGGGGATGCTGGCAGTTACCACAGACTGAACGTCGGGTCCACCAGGAGGAGTTGCCATTGCGGTCAGCCCAGCACATGACTGCCGAAGCCAAGACTGAACCGAGGATAAATTGTAGGAAGAAAAGTCCCATGTTTAATTAGACGAAGCCGGTCTCATTTTGTTGTGGAAAAAGGCTAATTTTACCGCTTGACATTAACCGGGAATTTGTTAATATATTGGACGTGCTTTTAAGGATTCTGCCACTTAGACCGGCTGACCGGTCACAAATGGCGCTGTAAAGGCAAATACCAGCAAAGAATTCCGGGGCATTTTTGTTTACGGATAAAAATGACACACCTGGAACTGTGTTAAAACATATAGAAGGAGACTCGTAGGATGCCTACAATCAACCAATTGGTTCGTAAGTCACGTAAGTCACAGGCTACTAAGTCCAACTCACCAGCCTTGAATTACAGCTACAACTCAATGAAGAAGAAAGAAACGAAGAACGTTGCCCCACAGAAGCGTGGCGTTGCCACCCGTGTGGGTACCATGACCCCTAAGAAGCCTAACTCGGCTTTGCGGAAGTATGCCCGTGTGCGTTTGTCAAACTTGTACGAAGTAACGGCCTACATCCCAGGAATCGGTCACAACTTGCAGGAACACTCGGTCGTTTTGATCCGTGGTGGTCGTGTTAAGGACTTGCCTGGTGTTCGTTACCACGTTATTCGCGGTGCCCTAGATACTGCCGGTGTTGAAGGTCGGATGACTTCACGCTCAAAGTACGGTACCAAGGCCCCTAAGAAGTAATAAGGAGAAACTGACTCATGCCACGTAAAGGTTATACTAAGCGTCAGGAAGTTTTGCCTGACCCAATTTACAATTCAAAGTTAGTTTCACGCTTGATCAACAAGTTGATGATTGATGGTAAGCGCGGAACTGCATCAACTATCTTGTATGATGCTTTTGACCGTATCAAGGAAAACACTGGTAATGATCCACTGGAAGTTTTCCAACAGGCCATGGAAAACATCATGCCAGTTTTGGAAGTTAAGGCCCGCCGTGTTGGTGGATCTAACTACCAGGTGCCAATCGAAGTTCGTCCTGACCGTCGGACTACTTTGGGACTGCGTTGGTTGGTTAACTATGCCCGCCTGCGTAACGAGCACACGATGGACGAGCGGTTGGCCAAGGAAATTATTGACGCCGCTAACGACACTGGTGCCTCAGTAAAGAAGCGTGAAGACACGCACAAGATGGCCGAAGCCAACCGGGCCTTTGCGCACTACCGTTGGTAAGCTAGTCGGTCTGACTATAAGAATTACAAAAAAGCGAACCAGTTTTAGGTCGCTTTTTGCTGCAAGTAGAACAAATCAGGAGATAAGACATAATGGCAAAGCGTGAATACCCGCTTGACCGTACTCGTAATATTGGTATCATGGCCCACATCGATGCCGGTAAGACGACCACTACGGAACGTATCTTGTACTATACCGGTAAGATCCACAAGCTTGGTGAAACCCACGATGGGGCTTCCCAAATGGATTTCATGGATCAGGAAAAGGAACGTGGAATCACGATTCAGTCAGCCGCTACGACTGCGGTTTGGCGTGGATTCTTCGACCAGTACGAGAACGCTCCTTACCGTGTTAACATCATCGATACCCCAGGTCACGTGGACTTTACCATTGAAGTTGAGCGTGCCTTGCGTGTCTTGGATGGTGCCGTAGCTGTCTTGGATGGTGCCGCTGGGGTTGAGCCCCAAACCGAAACGGTTTGGCACCAGGCCACTACTTATAACGTTCCCCGGATTGTCTTTGTTAACAAGATGGATAAGCTGGGTGCGGACTTTGAAATGTCAGTTAACTCAATTCACGACCGTCTGCAGGTTAACGCCGAAGCCATCCAGTGGCCAATCGGTGCTGAAGATGATTTCGAAGCCGTGATTGACCTGGTTGGCCAGAAGGCTTACTACCCAACTGATGAACTTGGTTCAAAGTGGGAACCACGTGAAATTCCTGACGATTACAAGGAAATCGTTAAGACTAAGCGCGAAACTTTGATTGAAGCGGTTGCTGATGTTGATGATGACTTGATGGAAATGTACTTGGATGGCCAAGACATCTCAATCGATGATTTGAAGGCTGCTATTCGTCGCGCAACTTTGAACTTGGAATTCTACCCTGTTCTGGCTGGTTCAGCCTATAAGGATAAGGGTGTCCAGATGATGTTGGATGCCGTGGTTGATTACCTGCCAAGTCCTTTGGAAGTGCGTCCTTACGTGGCCACTGATCCAAACACTGGTGAAGAAGTTGACCTGGTTGCCGATGACTCAAAGCCATTCGCAGCTCTGGCCTTCAAGATTATGACCGATCCCTTCGTTGGTCGTTTGACCTTCATGCGGGTTTATACCGGAACTTTGAAGTCTGGTTCATACGTGCAAAACACTTCATCTGACCACCGTGAGCGTGTTGGTCGTTTGCTGCAAATGCACGCCACTTCCCGGACTGAAATCGAAGAGGTCTTCTCTGGTGATATCGCCGCTGCCATCGGTTTGAAG from Leuconostocaceae bacterium ESL0723 harbors:
- the secA gene encoding preprotein translocase subunit SecA; translation: MANPVRNLVENSKRQLKKVGKIADQVESYADSMSVMSDEALQAKTDEFKNQIKEATDGITDEQEKNRKIAKVLDKILPEAFAVAREGAKRVLGLYPFRVQIMGAAVLNGGNLAEMKTGEGKTLTATMAVYLNALAGQGVHVVTVNDYLSKRDAEQMGQLYNWLGLSVGVNVGDASPEEKRAAYDADITYSTNFNIGFDYLRDNMVSRAEDRVMQRGLNFALIDEADSILIDTARTPLIISGPGSGISQLYDRADRFVKTLARDQDYKVDEESKNTALTSEGIKSAEVFFNLDNLYDANNTALTHHIDQALRANFNYLKDKDYVVQDGEIKLIDQSTGRISEGTRLSDGLHQAIEAKEGVEIQEENKSMAQITYQNLFRMYRKLSGMTGTAKTEEEELREIYNMEVVEIPTNRPIQREDYPDLLYPSLEAKFKAVVNLVDELHRKGQPILLGTGSVESSELVSKLLTAHNIPHNVLNAKNNAKEAEIIANAGQRGAVTVATNMAGRGTDIKLGPGVDELGGLAVIATERHESRRIDNQLRGRAGRQGDHGFSQFFLSLQDDLMIRFGAERVRLLLQRMNLDDDDTVITHRWITRSVESAQKRVEGNNYDTRKNVLQYDDVVREQRELIYRERDQVLDAKDSLDDILMAMVHRTIDRVVDAQTKSKDPADWNLDEISNFISNALASDNKAGMVRLQNLSREEIKDKLYDIAQENFEEKKKDLYEENQMLAFERIVILRSVDQHWTDHIDALDRLRQGVGLRGYGQLNPLIEYQNEAFANFNKMIADIEYDTTRTFMKAEIRHNLSA
- a CDS encoding ATP-dependent Clp protease ATP-binding subunit — protein: MENNFTTSAQNVLVLAQEQAKYFKHQAVGTEHLLLALAIEKNGVASKVLSQFDVQPEDIREEIEHFTGYGRTEHYERGTYLPYSPKASEILRLAEEQARVLAQPQVGTEHILLALLQDTSILSSRILLSLDVNLKEMNRVILRKLGVTDLRRQMKQQREKAESQGTPTLDKLSRDLTEMARKDELDPVIGRDEEVRRVIQVLSRRTKNNPVLVGEPGVGKTAIAEGLAQKIVAGQVPDNLSHKRLMALDMGSLVAGTKYRGEFENRLKNVIEEIHQDGQVILFIDELHTLIGAGGAEGAIDAANILKPALARGELQLLGATTFDEYQQYIESDAALERRFAPVTVDEPSVDEAIEILNGLRPKFEKFHEVAIDEAAVEAAVKLSSRYVSGRFLPDKAIDLMDEAAAKVRIDAVEKGTPLFKNRQRLSEVQREKDEAITDLDFEKAAELRQTEMALRKKIERAESRQQKNNTSDYQLKVGEENIAEIVSQQTGVPLTQLEKSEQQHLVNLEKVLGKRVIGQAEAVGAVAKAIRRARSGLKDPSRPIGTFMFLGPTGVGKTELAKALAESMFGSQDNLIRVDMSEYQERWSASRLIGSAPGYVGYDEGGQLTEQVRNHPYSVILLDEVEKAHRDIFNLMLQVFDDGFLTDSKGRKVDFRNTIIIMTSNLGATRLRDEKSVGFGAVDLSQDNEAAAAKIRETLKESFRPEFINRLDEVIVFDPLNKDELHQIVKLMSKDVLKRVAEQGVKVKITPAAIDAIADAGFDPEYGARPIRRVLQSQVEDKLSEALLSGQVTTEDTVTIGAKNGEIKLNIKPMVKV
- the prfB gene encoding peptide chain release factor 2, whose amino-acid sequence is MELVEARHAIDEMQENIEHFRGSLDLDALTEEIADYENQMTEPAFWDDHEKAQEVIEANNVLKKRRDSFLNLVSQVEDLDVAYEMLSEDPDDADMAAELEEGVAKAKKDIEAYNLEQLLTGEYDANNAILEIHPGSGGTESTDWGANLYRMYTRWAQQHDFAVEVLDYHAGDEAGIDSATIKINGHNAYGFLRSEKGVHRFVRISPFDSAGRRHTSFVSVDVMPELDDSIEVEVRDDDIKMDVFRSGGAGGQNVNKVSTGVRLTHEPTGIVVSSTVERTQYGNRDYAMRLLKAKLYQRELEKKEAERAAISGEKMENGWGSQIRSYVMHPYQMVKDHRTGYETNQPQDVLDGDLDPFINAYLQWQLSLKNPD
- a CDS encoding prepilin peptidase, which gives rise to MGLFFLQFILGSVLASAVMCWADRNGNSSWWTRRSVCGNCQHPLTFLDLIPVVSGCLLRARCRYCQAPYGWAYPLAEFGMGCFFVIEAGQPLVLATALALLALSVEDYQTLTAHVLLVIPLIIISFIWPITVISWPLVAFTLALSLWLIIAQKTLGSGDGPILILLASQLSPLTWSLALLIACSSALICYALGRQGRLPFIPFLSLGWLVAICLIR
- the serS gene encoding serine--tRNA ligase — translated: MLDMKYLRKNTDEAKRRLQDRGVEPAQLDELLQLDEERRHLITEVENLKAERNEVSDKIAFAKRQKEDASQAIAQMQKVGAQIKELDAKQAEKDAQVQELAAHLPNLAAPEVPVGPDESANVEQRKWAPADYENRPHALEKQPDWIKAHYDIGEDLGILDFERGAKVSGARFLYYVGDGARLERAVYNFMLDQHHEEGYTEMITPIVVNDSAMFGTGQYPKFKDDAYRVEGLDQTYIPTAEVPLTNYYSGETIPAEDLPIKMTALSPSFRKEAGAAGRDTRGLIRLHQFNKVEMVKFTKPDQSYDELEKMTVDAENILQKLELPYHVIMLSTGDMGFSAAKTYDVEVWLPAQKVYREISSVSNTEDFQARRMHITYRDENGKLQLVNTLNGSGLAVGRTVAAILENYQNEDGSVTVPTVLRPYLGGQEKLQPTAHH